One segment of Desulfosudis oleivorans Hxd3 DNA contains the following:
- a CDS encoding tetratricopeptide repeat protein, whose amino-acid sequence MNITETANAFLYNRLVTIAKSGNAEALQSLLAGTGLPALARDDEPAEQIFNALESGDYGNLARRITRLLAKLLHQRAESLERSLAAMGGAAIGGRNAQMVSSPYLEDETYVYNLFLLSSRLPRDEALFGGLRRFFDIGFTRGVIITTTGNRAGFQLRRALAEQQTDLSLRDYFQDLLEDKKRPWNPGRRTELLEAWRGLLGSLNFDKDRDDTLRTIDRGLRAIHDTVEPHPESIDLLTLALWHLDNSFPLDSPTWVSYLESYWADWPELLRDIAAETWPGLDPQPLDELPSLPEDMVKVWDAFGDEEQANFRDIIRRNAAEEGQSFINQLLFKPFVVSDLPLQEVRNLLMRLADHFWPKKESPKINTPDEPEQRLDINSQQSKRRVSMDRLSRMEAVNRTLTEIERHLAEGHESIARRFVEELIEQQRKAVVADSYQHTAKTLSKAATIAQRYGLLEWAENLLREACEENPNDEVSANGLADVLKARGELEAAEQQYRQNTARWPNDEVSACGLADVLKVRGELEAAEQQYRQNTARWPNDEVSACGLADVLKARGELEAAEQQYRQNTARWPNDEVSACGLADVLKARGELEAAEQQYRQNTARWPNDEVSACGLADVLKARGELEAAEQQYRQNTARWPNNEVSACGLADVLKARGELEAAEQQYRQNTARWPNDEVSACGLADVLKARGELEAAEQQYRQNTARWPNDEVSACGLADVLKARGELEAAEQQYRQNTARWPNNEVSACGLADVLKARGELEAAEQQYRQNTARWPNDEVSANGLADVLKARGELEAAEQQYRQNTARWPNDEVSANGLADVLKARGELEAAEQQYRQNTARWPNDEVSANGLADVLKARGELEAAEQQYRQNTARWPNDEVSANGLADVLKARGELEAAEQQYRQNTARWPNNEVSACGLADVLKARGELEAAEQQYRQNTARWPNDEVSANGLADVLKARGELEAAEQQYRQNTARWPNDEVSANGLADVLKARGELEAAEQQYRQNTARWPNSHFVVNGLANVLRKLKRHPEALSLLSSCQSPDCHDLHLRAMILLDLGRIEDARISLIEGQHLAITPVQKEYFQRGLALLEIRARQYDSAREILARLPGNVIPLDLFRLHTEVAQGETAKASELLHSLEARRSRMNFNECKVFELVRQGFGLNVSSHGHQPNESELEKIFDAEMELQLAVNF is encoded by the coding sequence ATGAACATTACCGAAACTGCAAATGCTTTTCTCTATAATCGTCTGGTAACAATTGCCAAAAGCGGTAATGCGGAAGCCTTGCAATCACTTCTGGCGGGTACAGGGTTACCTGCCTTGGCACGGGATGACGAACCTGCGGAACAAATTTTCAATGCTTTGGAATCTGGAGACTATGGTAATCTTGCGCGCCGGATTACCCGTCTGCTTGCAAAATTGCTCCATCAGCGAGCGGAGTCATTGGAACGCAGCCTTGCCGCAATGGGGGGTGCAGCCATAGGCGGGCGCAATGCGCAGATGGTTTCAAGCCCGTATCTGGAAGACGAAACTTATGTTTATAATTTATTCCTTCTATCTTCCAGGCTACCGCGTGACGAAGCACTATTTGGTGGTTTGAGGCGTTTTTTCGATATTGGTTTTACACGTGGCGTGATCATTACCACCACGGGCAACAGGGCAGGTTTTCAACTTCGGCGTGCACTGGCGGAGCAGCAGACAGACCTCAGCCTGCGAGACTATTTTCAGGATTTGCTCGAAGATAAAAAACGCCCGTGGAATCCAGGCAGGCGAACCGAGTTGCTGGAGGCATGGCGTGGGCTACTCGGCTCACTTAATTTTGACAAAGATCGTGATGATACCTTGCGAACCATCGACAGGGGTTTGCGCGCAATTCATGATACTGTGGAGCCTCATCCTGAAAGTATTGACCTTCTTACACTGGCACTGTGGCATCTGGATAACAGCTTCCCGCTGGATTCACCGACCTGGGTCAGTTATCTGGAAAGCTACTGGGCCGACTGGCCGGAATTGTTGCGCGACATCGCCGCTGAAACCTGGCCGGGGTTGGACCCCCAGCCGCTTGATGAACTTCCTTCGTTACCGGAAGACATGGTGAAGGTCTGGGATGCGTTTGGCGATGAAGAACAGGCAAATTTTCGTGACATTATCAGGCGCAATGCTGCGGAGGAGGGGCAAAGTTTTATCAATCAGCTCCTTTTTAAGCCTTTTGTCGTTAGTGATCTGCCGCTCCAAGAGGTGCGTAATTTGCTGATGCGGCTGGCGGACCATTTTTGGCCGAAGAAGGAAAGCCCTAAAATCAACACGCCTGATGAACCCGAGCAAAGGCTGGATATCAATAGCCAGCAGTCAAAGCGAAGAGTATCGATGGACCGGCTTTCCAGAATGGAAGCGGTCAACCGGACTTTGACTGAGATTGAGCGCCATCTGGCGGAAGGGCATGAATCAATTGCCCGTCGTTTTGTTGAGGAGTTGATAGAACAGCAGCGTAAAGCTGTTGTGGCGGATAGCTATCAACATACCGCCAAGACGCTCTCTAAAGCAGCGACTATAGCCCAGCGTTACGGCTTGCTGGAATGGGCGGAAAACTTGCTTCGGGAGGCGTGTGAGGAAAATCCTAACGACGAAGTATCGGCCAATGGCCTGGCGGATGTGCTGAAAGCACGCGGGGAACTGGAGGCTGCGGAGCAACAATATCGCCAGAACACCGCCCGCTGGCCTAACGACGAAGTATCGGCCTGTGGCCTGGCGGATGTGCTGAAAGTACGCGGGGAACTGGAGGCTGCGGAGCAACAATATCGCCAGAACACCGCCCGCTGGCCTAACGACGAAGTATCGGCCTGTGGCCTGGCGGATGTGCTGAAAGCACGCGGGGAACTGGAGGCTGCGGAGCAACAATATCGCCAGAACACCGCCCGCTGGCCTAACGACGAAGTATCGGCCTGTGGCCTGGCGGATGTGCTGAAAGCACGCGGGGAACTGGAGGCTGCGGAGCAACAATATCGCCAGAACACCGCCCGCTGGCCGAACGACGAAGTATCGGCCTGTGGCCTGGCGGATGTGCTGAAAGCACGCGGGGAACTGGAGGCTGCGGAGCAACAATATCGCCAGAACACCGCCCGCTGGCCGAACAACGAAGTATCGGCCTGTGGCCTGGCGGATGTGCTGAAAGCACGCGGGGAACTGGAGGCTGCGGAGCAACAATATCGCCAGAACACCGCCCGCTGGCCTAACGACGAAGTATCGGCCTGTGGCCTGGCGGATGTGCTGAAAGCACGCGGGGAACTGGAGGCTGCGGAGCAACAATATCGCCAGAACACCGCCCGCTGGCCGAACGACGAAGTATCGGCCTGTGGCCTGGCGGATGTGCTGAAAGCACGCGGGGAACTGGAGGCTGCGGAGCAACAATATCGCCAGAACACCGCCCGCTGGCCGAACAACGAAGTATCGGCCTGTGGCCTGGCGGATGTGCTGAAAGCACGCGGGGAACTGGAGGCTGCGGAGCAACAATATCGCCAGAACACCGCCCGCTGGCCTAACGACGAAGTATCGGCCAATGGCCTGGCGGATGTGCTGAAAGCACGCGGGGAACTGGAGGCTGCGGAGCAACAATATCGCCAGAACACCGCCCGCTGGCCTAACGACGAAGTATCGGCCAATGGCCTGGCGGATGTGCTGAAAGCACGCGGGGAACTGGAGGCTGCGGAGCAACAATATCGCCAGAACACCGCCCGCTGGCCTAACGACGAAGTATCGGCCAATGGCCTGGCGGATGTGCTGAAAGCACGCGGGGAACTGGAGGCTGCGGAGCAACAATATCGCCAGAACACCGCCCGCTGGCCTAACGACGAAGTATCGGCCAATGGCCTGGCGGATGTGCTGAAAGCACGCGGGGAACTGGAGGCTGCGGAGCAACAATATCGCCAGAACACCGCCCGCTGGCCTAACAACGAAGTATCGGCCTGTGGCCTGGCGGATGTGCTGAAAGCACGCGGGGAACTGGAGGCTGCGGAGCAACAATATCGCCAGAACACCGCCCGCTGGCCTAACGACGAAGTATCAGCCAATGGCCTGGCGGATGTGCTGAAAGCACGCGGGGAACTGGAGGCTGCGGAGCAACAATATCGCCAGAACACCGCCCGCTGGCCTAACGACGAAGTATCGGCCAATGGCCTGGCGGATGTGCTGAAAGCACGCGGGGAACTGGAGGCTGCGGAGCAACAATATCGCCAGAACACCGCCCGCTGGCCTAATAGTCATTTTGTTGTAAACGGACTGGCTAATGTATTGAGAAAGTTGAAACGTCACCCCGAGGCTTTGAGTCTGTTGTCGTCATGCCAGTCTCCAGATTGCCACGATTTACATTTGCGTGCGATGATTTTGCTGGATTTGGGTAGGATAGAAGATGCGCGCATATCTCTCATTGAAGGGCAGCATTTGGCTATCACCCCAGTTCAGAAAGAATATTTTCAGCGCGGTTTGGCGCTGCTGGAAATTCGAGCGCGTCAGTATGACTCCGCCAGAGAGATATTAGCCAGATTACCCGGAAATGTCATTCCCCTTGATTTGTTCCGACTTCACACAGAAGTGGCGCAAGGAGAAACCGCCAAGGCAAGCGAGTTATTGCATTCGTTGGAGGCACGCAGATCGCGCATGAATTTCAATGAATGCAAGGTGTTCGAACTGGTGCGGCAAGGTTTTGGTCTAAACGTCAGCAGCCACGGACATCAGCCGAATGAAAGTGAATTGGAAAAAATTTTTGACGCCGAAATGGAACTCCAATTAGCGGTTAATTTTTGA
- the cas8a1 gene encoding type I-B CRISPR-associated protein Cas8b1/Cst1, which produces MKNSYKHLKETVEPGVFTQWQEVDVEIYAFTDLGMKVAINNEYTGLVYGNQVYGDYHEGQKLKAYIKFVREDGKIDVSLQPKQIRHVASITDKIMEHLKAAGGKSGFNDKSSAEAIKKEFQVSKKVFKQAIGRLYKQHKIKITDNGIELVK; this is translated from the coding sequence ATGAAAAACAGTTATAAGCATTTAAAAGAAACCGTGGAGCCGGGGGTGTTTACGCAATGGCAAGAGGTTGATGTGGAGATATACGCCTTTACTGATTTGGGAATGAAAGTAGCAATAAATAATGAGTATACAGGATTGGTTTATGGGAATCAGGTTTATGGCGATTACCATGAGGGCCAAAAACTCAAGGCATATATAAAATTTGTCAGAGAAGATGGAAAGATAGATGTTTCCCTGCAGCCGAAACAGATCCGGCATGTTGCTTCCATTACCGACAAAATTATGGAACACCTTAAAGCCGCTGGTGGGAAATCCGGGTTTAACGATAAAAGTTCCGCTGAAGCGATAAAAAAGGAGTTTCAGGTAAGCAAGAAGGTGTTTAAGCAGGCAATCGGCAGGCTGTATAAACAGCATAAAATAAAAATTACCGATAACGGGATCGAACTTGTTAAATAA
- the holA gene encoding DNA polymerase III subunit delta produces MAEITTNNLEAHLKQTAPPAPVFLIFGEEYLYKSAFDLVVSKIVPQNQKAFNVEELEGTDDNVTDAIEQVNTFSLDGSAKVVGLVDAKIFYAKENRADLVEKIREAVAADRKTKAVAGFVKLIGLLDIALTGDKDLDKKALARALDDDTVVKAEWPDTLIDACAGRDLSASTGIDAAEALVAAIEKGFAPNNHLVITTDMVDKRRKLYKAIKEHGVVVDCSVAKGASAADKKAQAATLQEVMRDTLKNQNKTMDGAAFTLLCETTGFDLRTFAGGLEKLCTYVGDRKAITAKDVKAVMVRTRVDPVFELTNAVGEKNTDQALFYLNSLLNGPEPLYPLQILAAIANQTRKLAVIRDFMESRHGKAWKNGMTFQSFKERVLPAIEAYDADLQAQSSRRDAVLAETADKKTVKSAKTATDLTIGADARNLYPVYKTFEKAARFPMAELIAAFALLADTDRRLKSATDPQLALEHLVITLCRNR; encoded by the coding sequence TGATTTTCGGAGAGGAGTATCTCTACAAATCCGCCTTTGACCTAGTGGTGTCGAAAATCGTGCCCCAGAACCAGAAGGCCTTCAACGTAGAAGAACTGGAGGGCACGGACGACAACGTGACAGACGCCATTGAGCAGGTCAACACCTTCTCCCTGGACGGCAGTGCCAAGGTGGTGGGCCTGGTCGACGCAAAGATTTTCTACGCAAAAGAGAACCGGGCCGACCTGGTGGAAAAAATCCGGGAAGCCGTGGCCGCCGACCGGAAGACCAAGGCCGTGGCCGGTTTTGTCAAACTGATCGGCCTGCTGGACATTGCGCTTACCGGTGACAAAGACCTGGACAAAAAGGCCCTGGCCCGGGCCCTGGATGACGACACCGTGGTCAAGGCCGAATGGCCTGACACCCTGATTGATGCCTGCGCCGGACGGGACCTTTCGGCCAGTACCGGCATTGACGCGGCAGAGGCCTTGGTGGCTGCCATTGAAAAGGGGTTTGCCCCGAACAACCATCTGGTGATCACCACCGACATGGTGGACAAGCGGCGCAAGCTCTACAAGGCCATCAAAGAGCACGGCGTGGTGGTGGACTGCTCCGTGGCCAAAGGCGCGTCAGCGGCGGACAAAAAGGCCCAGGCCGCCACCCTTCAGGAGGTGATGCGCGACACGCTCAAAAACCAGAACAAAACCATGGACGGGGCCGCTTTCACCCTGCTGTGCGAAACCACGGGGTTTGACCTGCGCACCTTTGCCGGGGGCCTTGAAAAACTGTGCACCTACGTGGGAGACCGGAAGGCCATTACCGCAAAGGATGTAAAGGCCGTGATGGTCCGGACCCGGGTAGATCCGGTCTTTGAACTGACCAACGCTGTTGGAGAGAAAAACACAGACCAGGCACTTTTCTATTTAAACAGCCTGCTGAACGGCCCGGAACCCCTCTATCCCCTCCAGATCCTGGCCGCCATTGCCAACCAGACGCGAAAACTGGCCGTGATCCGGGACTTTATGGAAAGCCGCCACGGAAAGGCATGGAAAAACGGCATGACCTTTCAGTCCTTCAAGGAAAGGGTGCTGCCCGCCATCGAGGCCTACGACGCGGATCTTCAGGCGCAGAGCAGCCGGCGGGACGCCGTGCTGGCCGAGACAGCCGACAAGAAAACCGTGAAAAGCGCTAAAACAGCCACCGACCTGACCATCGGGGCCGATGCCAGAAACCTTTATCCCGTCTACAAAACCTTTGAAAAGGCGGCCCGCTTTCCCATGGCCGAACTGATTGCCGCCTTTGCCCTTCTGGCCGACACCGACCGGCGCTTAAAAAGCGCCACCGATCCCCAGCTGGCCCTGGAGCACCTGGTCATAACCCTCTGCCGGAACCGATAA